A region of Verrucomicrobiota bacterium DNA encodes the following proteins:
- a CDS encoding ABC-F family ATP-binding cassette domain-containing protein, protein MITISGISKAFHGKPLYEEVSLQINRGDRIALIGPNGAGKSTLFGMILGSIEPDEGSIIIERGATIGFLPQESAPVGEETVMQIATASLDGSPEADQSMSYYYEPQAKRILSGLGFKQEEFDRPAREFSGGWVMRAHLARLLVQEPDLLMLDEPTNHLDLETLIWFKNYLEYYPNSIVLISHDRDFMNGLVDTIADVRNGGLKRYTGNYEEYLEQKAAFEANQLTAFESQQKEIERLQRFADRFRAKASKASQAQSKLKQIDRMEKIEAPVGSEKTIKFRFPQPTRSGQKVITLKDIHQAYGEKVVYSGMDFETERDQRIVLVGPNGAGKSTLLKILAGVLPFQSGIRNLGHNTQCGYFSQHRAETMNSKNTVLEEAQSITKPVPEQTARTVLGSFLFRNDDVFKPVGVLSGGEKTRLALVKMLLDPPNLLLMDEPTTHLDIPSIDALVGALEQYTGTLVFISHDVYFIRAISNHVVHVNEGKLTQYPGGYQYYLDKTAAVSERHAITAGGNGASDKKAVVEAPEASGLSRKEQKRIDAQKRQTLAKERRAKDQEIKAVEEQIAALEKQQEKITEDLENPDIYKEAGKAIHLNRELSTVTDGLENLTQQWERLGQELEVIQGKSPAADDSPE, encoded by the coding sequence ATGATTACAATATCCGGCATCTCTAAAGCATTTCACGGTAAACCACTTTATGAGGAGGTTTCCCTCCAGATTAACCGGGGGGACCGGATTGCATTGATCGGACCAAATGGTGCCGGCAAAAGTACTTTATTTGGCATGATCCTCGGGAGTATCGAGCCCGACGAAGGCAGTATCATTATTGAACGGGGGGCGACCATCGGATTTCTTCCCCAGGAAAGTGCCCCGGTGGGAGAAGAGACCGTCATGCAAATAGCGACGGCATCCCTCGACGGCAGCCCGGAGGCCGACCAGTCGATGAGTTATTATTATGAACCGCAGGCAAAACGTATCTTGAGCGGGTTAGGTTTTAAACAAGAGGAATTCGACCGCCCCGCGAGGGAATTCAGCGGTGGCTGGGTGATGCGGGCCCATTTGGCGCGGTTACTCGTGCAGGAACCCGATCTCCTTATGCTCGATGAACCGACCAACCATCTGGACTTGGAAACATTGATCTGGTTCAAAAACTATTTGGAGTATTACCCAAATTCCATTGTATTGATCTCCCATGACCGAGATTTTATGAATGGTTTAGTCGATACGATTGCTGATGTGCGTAATGGTGGGCTGAAACGTTACACCGGAAATTACGAAGAATATCTTGAACAAAAAGCGGCATTCGAGGCTAACCAACTGACGGCCTTTGAGAGTCAACAAAAAGAAATTGAAAGGTTACAGCGTTTTGCCGACCGTTTCCGGGCAAAAGCGAGTAAAGCTTCACAGGCACAAAGCAAACTCAAACAAATCGACCGCATGGAGAAAATCGAGGCCCCGGTCGGCTCTGAAAAAACGATCAAGTTCCGTTTTCCTCAACCCACACGCAGCGGACAGAAAGTCATTACCCTGAAAGATATCCACCAGGCTTATGGGGAAAAAGTGGTTTATTCCGGAATGGATTTCGAGACGGAGCGGGATCAAAGGATTGTCCTTGTCGGGCCAAATGGGGCCGGAAAATCCACTTTGCTCAAAATCCTCGCGGGGGTGCTTCCTTTCCAGTCAGGTATCCGTAACCTCGGGCACAATACCCAGTGCGGATATTTTTCCCAACACCGTGCGGAGACGATGAATTCGAAAAATACGGTTCTCGAAGAAGCCCAGAGTATTACCAAACCCGTGCCGGAACAGACTGCCCGGACCGTTCTGGGGAGTTTCCTTTTCCGCAATGATGATGTCTTTAAACCTGTCGGGGTCTTGAGCGGGGGAGAAAAAACCCGGCTTGCACTCGTCAAAATGCTTTTGGATCCGCCTAACCTCCTCTTGATGGATGAGCCCACCACACACTTGGACATCCCCAGTATTGATGCCTTGGTCGGGGCACTGGAGCAATATACCGGCACACTGGTATTCATCAGCCACGATGTTTATTTTATCCGGGCGATATCGAACCATGTCGTCCATGTGAATGAAGGCAAGCTCACGCAGTACCCGGGGGGCTACCAGTATTATCTCGATAAAACCGCAGCGGTCTCCGAACGCCACGCGATCACGGCGGGCGGAAATGGGGCCAGTGACAAAAAAGCAGTAGTAGAGGCTCCTGAGGCCTCTGGACTCTCGCGTAAGGAACAAAAGCGGATCGATGCCCAGAAACGCCAAACCCTCGCCAAGGAAAGACGGGCTAAGGATCAGGAGATCAAAGCTGTCGAAGAGCAAATTGCTGCACTCGAAAAACAACAGGAAAAAATCACCGAGGACCTCGAAAATCCCGACATCTACAAGGAAGCCGGGAAAGCCATTCATCTCAACCGTGAATTATCCACCGTCACCGACGGACTCGAGAATCTCACCCAACAGTGGGAAAGGCTCGGCCAAGAGCTAGAAGTCATCCAAGGCAAGTCCCCCGCAGCCGATGATTCCCCAGAGTAA
- a CDS encoding cyclic nucleotide-binding domain-containing protein produces the protein MSPFLQTLINLPVKKFEPGEVLIEEDTVNVPVFVLKQGRVLITREGVDICEVYDPGSLFGEVASLLDRPSSATVKALDQTEVYYITDPKRFAFDHPEALLEVAKQLARRMVAIDQHFIESKNAFEELQSQMAEADDPIPHPHKEDKVLGLWMKTQNGLVRHWHGSHKDAPDTHL, from the coding sequence ATGTCCCCATTTCTCCAAACCCTCATTAATCTACCCGTTAAAAAATTTGAACCGGGAGAAGTCCTCATTGAAGAAGATACGGTGAATGTCCCCGTATTTGTCTTGAAACAAGGGCGGGTTCTGATCACCCGTGAAGGAGTGGATATTTGCGAGGTCTATGATCCCGGTTCCCTTTTCGGAGAAGTCGCCTCGCTTTTAGATAGGCCTTCATCGGCCACAGTGAAAGCCTTAGATCAGACAGAGGTATATTATATCACCGATCCGAAGCGATTTGCCTTTGATCATCCCGAGGCCCTGCTGGAAGTCGCCAAACAACTTGCCCGCCGTATGGTCGCCATTGATCAACACTTTATCGAGAGTAAAAATGCTTTTGAAGAGCTCCAAAGCCAAATGGCAGAGGCCGACGATCCGATCCCCCACCCCCATAAAGAAGACAAAGTCCTCGGCCTATGGATGAAAACCCAGAATGGACTGGTCCGGCATTGGCATGGATCACATAAAGATGCCCCAGACACACACCTCTGA
- a CDS encoding cyclic nucleotide-binding domain-containing protein, whose amino-acid sequence MKPLIEIIAELPQQEFAAGDFLITQNSPPGNVYIIASGEVRIVKDDIEICIVSEVGSIFGEVSSLTNQKTTASVQALTPVKAHTIEHPMQFALDHPVAVYLMAVQLAKRLSLIDAHFAQVKKDYQGLYRRLSQISMI is encoded by the coding sequence ATGAAACCACTCATCGAGATCATTGCGGAATTGCCCCAGCAGGAATTTGCCGCCGGGGACTTCCTCATCACGCAGAATTCTCCTCCGGGGAATGTCTATATCATCGCTTCCGGCGAAGTCCGGATCGTCAAAGATGACATCGAAATCTGTATCGTCTCGGAAGTGGGCTCGATCTTTGGTGAGGTCTCCAGCCTGACCAATCAAAAAACCACGGCCTCCGTCCAAGCATTAACCCCCGTTAAAGCCCATACCATCGAGCATCCCATGCAATTTGCCCTCGACCACCCCGTCGCCGTTTACTTGATGGCTGTCCAGCTAGCCAAACGTCTTTCCCTTATCGATGCCCACTTTGCCCAAGTGAAAAAAGATTACCAAGGCCTCTACCGCCGCCTCTCTCAGATTTCCATGATCTGA
- a CDS encoding sugar phosphate isomerase/epimerase: MYECDSPALGLNLDTGNLWLGGGDPIEYVEKFGQKIEHVLRKDMPQDMEAKRGEIFGYGMALIPLGTGVIGIKSVFEALSKAGFDRFTALEVAGAQALKASYKFLKGLGAE; the protein is encoded by the coding sequence CTGTATGAATGTGACTCTCCCGCCCTCGGCCTGAACCTCGACACCGGCAATCTCTGGCTCGGTGGCGGTGACCCCATCGAATACGTGGAGAAATTTGGGCAGAAGATCGAACACGTCCTCCGGAAAGACATGCCCCAAGACATGGAGGCCAAACGCGGTGAAATCTTTGGTTACGGCATGGCTCTGATTCCCCTCGGCACAGGTGTTATCGGCATTAAATCCGTTTTTGAAGCACTCTCCAAGGCCGGATTTGATCGTTTCACCGCCCTCGAAGTCGCCGGTGCACAAGCTCTCAAAGCCAGCTACAAATTCCTCAAAGGCTTAGGCGCTGAGTAA